ACGATGAGCATCGGCACCGTGGGCGTCACGATCGAGGCCATGAGCATGAACAGGAACAGCGCGGGGATCGACATCATGGCGTCCACGACGCGCATCATGACCGCGTCCACCCAGCTGCCGGCGAACCCGGCGACGGCGCCCCAGACGGTGCCCACGACGGTGGCGAGCAGGCCGGCGGCCAGGCCGACGATGATGGACGTCTGACCACCCAGCATGAGCCGGCCGAGCTGGTCGTAGCCGACGCCGTCGGTGCCGAGCGGGTGCCCGTCCGTGCCGGGCGTCAGGAAGACCTTGGTCAGGTCGGTGTGCACCTGGTCGGTCTGGTAGACCAGCGGCCCGAGGAAGGAGAAGGCCGCCAGCAGCACGAACAGGCCCACGCCGACCAGGGCGAGCCGGTTCTCGACGAAGACCTCGAGCCCCTGCCGCCACATCCCCCGGACGGGCGCCTCTTCCTGCGGAGCGGTCATGACCGGCCTGCCTTGAGTCGTACGCGCGGATCGACGGCGGCGTAGAGCACGTCGGCGACCAGCGCGCCGAGCACCGTGGCCACCGAGATCAGCAGCGTGACGCCGAGCAGGATCGGATAGTCCCGCTTGAGCGCCGCCTGCCAGAACAGCAGCCCCATGCCCGGGTAGTTGAACAGCCGCTCGACCACCAGGGCGCCGCTGAACAGCGCGGGCAGGTACATGCCGAGCAGCGTGATGACGGGGAACAGGCCGTTGCGCAGCGTGTGCCCGACGATCACCCGGCCCT
The nucleotide sequence above comes from Nonomuraea gerenzanensis. Encoded proteins:
- a CDS encoding ABC transporter permease, whose protein sequence is MTAPQEEAPVRGMWRQGLEVFVENRLALVGVGLFVLLAAFSFLGPLVYQTDQVHTDLTKVFLTPGTDGHPLGTDGVGYDQLGRLMLGGQTSIIVGLAAGLLATVVGTVWGAVAGFAGSWVDAVMMRVVDAMMSIPALFLFMLMASIVTPTVPMLIVIIGAFAWLGPARLVRGEALTLRTREYVMAMRGMGGTGGRAVRRHIIPNAIGTVIVNATFQVADAILYVAYLSFLGLGVPPPAANWGGMLSDGLSDTFSGHWWLLYPPGIAIILIVLAFNFIGDGLRDVFEVRLRRR